The Prunus dulcis chromosome 3, ALMONDv2, whole genome shotgun sequence genome segment caatttatttatattcgTGCAAGCAATGCAAATCATTAATCATATCCCATGGgggaaaacaagaagaaaatcatCATCAATTCCTAcctacacttttttttttttggttgaagtCAATGTAAACAATATATTAACACATGATTAAAGTCAATATCATTAATTCCGTTAAGAGGGTCTTGCAATGCTTGTTCTCTAACTTTTCTTGACATGGTAGTCAACAAGTGtacctttctctctccttggTATAATCCAATCTCTTACTTGAATTAGTCTTTGTTTTTAACCTTTTCCCCCCAAAacacaattaattaatcatataattattttgttttacgGTTCTTGTGGAATATATATGCATCATACGATAAAGCAAAAGAGGCGGCCAAGCAGTTGTCTATAGAGCTTTAGCTTGTGTAGATCCATAATCTGATCGAATCTGTATTtggtagatttttttttttcttcgaaGCATGCAAAATTGTCAGAAATTTCAACTCTTTGTTTTATCCTTGTAAGTTGTGATTTAAGTGAGAATAAGTGAAGGGTAAAGAAGCAGAAAAATGTAatagaaaactgaaaatattaaaaagctGAAAAGAGCTTTAAGCCATGCCCTGTTAGAGAATTAATCAATGGATCAATCATGCCACTGTAATTGTAGAAAGTTTGGGAAAGGGTCTACTGCCCATGATGTAAAACATACATttcaaaatctctctctctctctctctctctctctctctctctctctctctctctctcatatatatatatatatatataaatgtacaAATGATACTGTCTTTTTACATGGTTGCTTTTTATGctgtcctttttttatttttcctgcTTACTTTATAAGAGATAGAAGGGAAAGGTTGGAGAGTATAGTAGTGATTAGTTTAAAGGTTTCTTAGGTTCAGAAAAGATAACACTTTGTTAAAAGCTTTTCTTGTGCATACAATAATAAAgaagtgagtgagagagaaagagagagaagggagagagaTTTTTCTGGGGTTTGTGGAAGAGAATAGAGGAAAAGACAGAAAGTGCAAACGTCAGTGTTTAGCCGTAGGGTTCCCTTCGCTTGTGGTTTTTgtgagttttgttttggactAGTTGAGGATTACAGAGGTATATCTCTTATCAtccacatctctctctctctctctctctctctctctctctctctctctctaagttTTATATAGCCAGTATTTAtcttttcttcatatttgtgTGGCCATAGTTTGGATTTTCTTGGTATTGTCAAGCATATGGCTACTGAACCATATTGAAGGAGAAAAGTAGCTAGATAGGTAGAGGATCTGGTTTAGCTgcactcctctctctctctctctctctctctctctctctctctctctctctctctctgtgttgtttcttttgagccttcaaaaaaacaaaaaattgtctcttgGGTTGGAGCCAAACAAATTTAAGTAAGAAACAATCAAGGTGTGTGTGTGCATAGTGGGTGTTATGGGGTTGAAAGACTAAAACTCGAGTGACATCCATTTTTGCCTCTTATTAGGtttccttccttctctcttttcagcttttttctttgttttgttttgtctttaaTTATCAGATCCTGAAGTCCTCATCACTCAGAGAATCAAGATCCACATATACATGGGCCATAATGATGCAAGCTTAATAGCAATTCAAGAATTTTCATATCCAACAAAAAGATGATGAAGGGTTTGATGttccaacaacaacagcaacagcaacactCACAACTGGTGGATGAGAATATGTCTAATCTAACTTCAGCATCAGGTGAAGCTGCCAGTGTCTCTTCTGGCAACAGAAATGAAATTGGCACCAGTTTTTCCCAACAGTTTTTTGCTCCACCTCCATCTCAAACTCAACCAGctctgaaaaagaaaagaaacctCCCAGGCAATCCAGGTAACcaaacttaattaatatgatctccctctctctctctctctctctctctctctctctggatgTTTTGGTTCaaacttaaattaaaattttggttaattttggATCAGACCCAGAAGCAGAAGTAATAGCCTTGTCTCCCAAGACACTCATGGCAACAAACAGATTCATCTGTGAGATCTGCAATAAAGGGTTCCAAAGGGATCAGAATCTTCAGCTTCACAGAAGAGGGCACAATCTGCCATGGAAGCTTAAGCAAAGAACAAGCAAAGAGGTGAGGAAGAAGGTGTATGTGTGCCCAGAAGCCAGCTGTGTGCACCATGACCCTTCAAGAGCTCTTGGTGACCTGACTGGAATCAAGAAGCACTTTTGCAGAAAGCATGGTGAGAAGAAGTGGAAATGTGACAAGTGCTCAAAGCGGTACGCGGTTCAATCGGATTGGAAAGCTCATTCCAAGAGCTGTGGCACTAGGGAGTACAGATGTGACTGTGGAACCCTTTTCTCGAGGTAACTAATTAACCTCAAATTCATCATCTTTTCAAGCATTCACATTCATGAAATTGCAAGACCACTCTCTTAGTAATTTATTCAAACACTAACAAGACATACATCTTCACTTCACCTATGAACTAAGGATAGTGGGGGGCAATTTTAGCAAAAGCTAATTAATTTctgaaaacccaaatttcaaaTCGTAGAATTTGTTCAATTAAGTTACTTATTTTGGCATTGGGTTGTATTTAAGTCACATTCTTTATTTGGTGCTCCTACTTTGACACCTATCTAGAGAAAAGTGGGGATGAAGGGCATGCTTACAACTTACTATGGATGGAAATTTTTAATGCACCACCCTAATTTGGACTGTCTGTCCTTAGctctctgaaattttttttattaaaaataaaataaaacagaaagagatgagcaaaagagagagagggaagtcAATACATATCTGCAAATGTGTTTATGTAATAGAGCACTTTATGACAtggttgattttgttttcttgtggtTTGTCTGTTTTTGGGGAAAAATTCCACAACAATGTTATTCCTGTTTCACACAAGTTTTTTCTGCTTCAGGAGGGATAGTTTCATCACCCACAGAGCCTTCTGTGATGCTTTAGCAGAGGAGAGTGCAAGAGCCATCACCACAGGAAATAACAACCCTCTCCTCATCTCCCCTCAACAACAGCAATTACAACAGCCTGGATCTTCATCAGcatctcatcatcatcacatgAACCTTAACCAAGTTCAATTAGCCCACCAATTCCAAGACCTCCATGgattttcattgaaaaaagAGCAGCAAAGTTTCACAAGCCTGAGGCCAGACCTGCCTCCTTGGCTGGCCTGCCCTGGCCCACCCAACAACACTTCCATTGACCTTTCCTCATCCTCCTCAATCTTCTCCCCAAGGCTAGACCAAAATTTCACACAAACCCACCAAGATTTATCCCTCCATGATCACAACAGCACAGCgccaaacccaaacccaaaccctaaccctagcctgGGCCCCACCCTCCCACCCTTCCAGCCTGCCCCTTCCCCACACATGTCAGCAACTGCATTGCTTCAGAAGGCAGCTCAGATGGGTGCAACAATGAGCAGCAAGAATAGTACAGCCtctgcagcagcagcaacctCTGCAGGTTCCTCACCACAACCCATGATGAGGTCCCACCAGAACAACCAGGGTCACGTGCCTGATTTTGGTGGTCACGTGTCCAGTTTTGGAAATAATACAGctgcagcagcaacaacaggGGCAGGAGGAGCCAGTGCTTCTAGTAATAATGGCACTGGTCCTCCTGCATCATCCTCAGGTAttcatcaacatcatcatcatcaaaaccataaccaaaaccaaaatcaaaatcaacatCAAGCTTCTCTTCTGCGTGACATGATGAATTCTCTGTCCTCTGGAACTGGGTTCGAAGGAGCTTCTTTTGAGCTGGATGCTTTTGGGTCCATGCCAACAGTTTTGAACAATTCAAAGAAAGACACAAACAATTCAAACAATCCATCATCTGCCCATTTCAACAGGTCAAGCGCCAGTGATGAAGGTGGTGGCCATGGCGAAGGTTTGACCAGAGACTTCCTAGGGTTGAGAGCTCTCTCTCACAGTGACATTCTCAACATTGCTGGGCTTGGAAGCTGCGTGACCAGTGCAGCAACagctgctgcttcttcttcccttGACCAAACCCACAAACCCTGGCAGGGTTAGCTTTGGCTACTTAGCTAGCTATAGCTGCCACATACGGATCACCATATAATTGAACATGAACATcctttataattttgttttttgttttttgttttttcttaaatatataattaattactctTTTTATCTTAATTACTGTCTGTCAATCTTCTTCCCAAAGGGAAGGCCTCGTGATATGATCAAACTTGATATGCGGGCATTTTAATTAATGACTTGCGTATGTGGCTCTTTTTGACAACTTTTTTGCCCCAtggttttaattttccaatttgtaATTCAGGGTAATATTATTGTtctctatatataaatatatattaagatACCAATTAGCGTGCATGGATCTTATACGTTGTATTAGCAAATACTTATCGGATGGTTCAGGTATTCATGAAATGCAAATACTTCGCTTCTTATCAGGTAAGTATAAGCTATGTCGGATAAGATATAACGACTTAGCAACAAAACAGGaggatatataaatatatatatataggtagGTCCCACAATATTAATATATGAGCGTTGTTACTATaccaagaaaacaaatcaaacaaaacacaaaaatgttgaaaaataGTTAGTCCAGAGACATGTCAGTTTGACTGCATAGTGCATGGGTCACTCCAAAacccattaaatttaaaacattgCTAAACAGGAACACCATGCAGGATTGAGTAGGGCAACAACAATACTTCCCCTAAAGCTTCCTCTTGTGTTCAATTTCACTCTCTTTATTATATTGAGATTGAGTTGGTACTTCCCAttaaaggcaaaaaaagtaaataaattatgCTGCCACTAACCCCAAAATCGTGGGCGGTCCAATATCTGGGCCCACTTCAAacataatttacaaaaagtaaaaataatttgtctTAAGCATTCGATCATATAGTACTTAAACTCACACTAATTAATgattcaaatcaaatctctATAACAAATCTTATGTAGGtttagctctctctctctctctctctctctctctctctctctctcatgtagCAATATATTATTACTATCTAATTTTAAAGCAGGGGACTTTGAATATGCGAATATATGCATGTTAGTAAAAGTGGTAAAGGGGTGGGATATACGGATTATGGGTACAAAAAAGCATTGGATTCTCCAAGAAAAAAGATTCGTGAAATGTGCTCAAGGCAGAAAGGATGTGTACATGTACACAGTACATGGAACATGTAGGCTGAGCAAAGTTAGCTTTGGATGTGTTTGGATATTGCTGCtcaattcaaaacaaaagagataGAAAAATAGAGATGCCCTTTGACACCTAATGTGGGTGCAAGTGGGATTCAATCCCGAGGGAAGATCACTCTTTCTCATTGGCTCAAGGAATTCGTACCTCACTTTATGCCACTGTGGCAATATTCCAAATAAATCACGTATTATATCATCATGCATGATTTGTTTATATAACAGTGCGTGATTGACGTAAAATATCATCATAGAGTAGTATCCTTTAATTCTCCACTATTGTAGAGGTAATGcaccatttttaaaaaataatttgtccccataaaaaatatatatgagagagagagagagagagggattcTGTATTTTTATGGATATTTCCACATATATAGTACCTGGAGTGGAAAAATTGGACAAGGTGAGAAATGGGTTTTGAATATTTccaccataaataaaaaaataataatagaaaaGCTCAGTAGTGGGTCAACATGATTTGTTCTTTCTCGagataaattaaattaaattataatagaagTGTGGgaatattttcttaaaaagtggaaagaaaaaagagaaattgatgtGACCTGCATGTAAGAATTAATAATTGTAACACCCAGGGATGTTATTTACTTCCATGGGTGTTGCTATTGCTTGATATTGTAAATTAAGTTAGATAGCAACTCTTATGATCATCAGTgcttatattaattaaatcaaggATTATATATATTGCCATTAAGATACTAATTTCCAAAGGGCTATTATTTCACTTTCTAGTTCCTGGTATATTTATATAAGATGCATGATTAGTTAGTGCTTCTGCAAGTGCCTTCTCAACAGAGCAGCCACCATTAATTAATTGcctcttaattaatttttttaagagtttgtttgggagtgattctgAATAGGTCAAAGAATACTTTTATGGAGAAGCACATGAGAGATGTTTATGTTTAGAATCACTTAAAATCATGGAGAAGCACATGAGAGGTGGTTTTCcccataaatgattatggcCTATCCAAAATCACTCTCAAACGAGCCCTAAATCCTCAAGCTTCAAGTAGCCAAATTTTAATGATATTTCTTTCGGTGTACGTGTGTGTTCATGTGCGGACGCAAGAGAGAAAGAGCTAGAGGGAGActtaatcaattaattaattaatttgcatatgtatataaatttatatcatATGTGTTGAGcaatcaaataattaagaaatgATTAGCCTATCATCAGATAAAGtgggtttataaaaaaaatcagagtTATATAAAGAGATTCTCATCCctaaagagagagatatatatatatatatattgttgcaATGTTAGGTCAATATATGAATATAGATATAGATAGTGTGTAATGCATGTATAGATGTGTCTGGGCTTACTTTGGGAGAGTGGTCTCTAATTGGCACTTGTCCTTTTCATTGGttttcagaaaataattaaacaaatttagATCAACAAAAGATTCCTCTGATTTCCCACTTCTCTCATGCATGATCATCATCTTATAATGAAATGttgtatgagagagagagagagagagagagagagagagagagatttctGAAATTACACACATGCCAACAATGCCATTTTGATGTTTGCTTTGAGCATGAAGCATGAGTGATGTAGGAGAGCATGTTTGTCATTTCATAAAATAGGCAAGGAGAGGTGGGCTCAGTCCCTAAGCCCAAGGCATGCCTATACCttttaattcttctttttttggttgggttgaAGGCTGGCCCTCCCTGCTCAGGCTCGGCCAGCGTCTACATAAATTGGATGCTTTGGTGGGTGCTTTTTGTCTGGTGGGTTTAGGTAAGCTTAGctatagaaaaaagaagaaagaaagatataTCTAAAAGCTGCAGAAAATTACCAAAGCTGCTGAGCTGACGAGTTGCcagaataaaaatgaaatggcaaatgggtttgtttgtttgttgtttgtgtatttttatgGTTGGTATGGCTAAAAACTAGTTGACTTGTCTTTGTAAAGATGTTTTGCTCTCTGTGTTAATAATGtcaccttttttctttgacttaccatcattctctctctctctcatgcatATAGGAATAGGAGAGAGATCTGGATATATCTCTTGTTCTCTTTTCAAAAAGTAATGGCAGGCTAGCCTGCTTACTGCTCATGAACAATCATTTTGTTGTGGTATGGCTGGAACTGGTCTGAAATTGTTGCATATGTGATGATGAcatttctctcttttactTGTACCAGTGATGATGAGAGGGGTTAATTAATATTGGTGACTTATATGCAGATGTAAAACATGAATTAAGAAGCCATATGCAAAGGAATGCTGAATTAAAATCTTAGCAGCAGGTAATGATTATTACATGTTTTAGGGGCTATTTATTCCTTTCACtactttttgtgtttttgaataATTGCATGCATGGGAATTAGAGCAATTAACctaacatcatcatcataatcatttaaaagaggaaaaaaaaatctttggTTACTTTTGTCAAAAAGTATATTTTCCACACTGCCATTATTCCTCATTTGTTCTTTGTTGGAAGCAAAGGCTATTTCCCCCACTTAATCAATTCATGGATAAACTCCTACAAACTCAAGATCACACAATTAACTACAACAATGGCATCAAAGGGGTCTAGCTTAATAGAAAATGACcttaattacaaattaatgGTCTTACTTTGAACTCCTATGGCAGGCACCTTAgcagtgtgtgtgagaaaaccccattctcttttcttaattttggcaacaacaaaaaaacaccaacaacaacaacaacacaaAATTGAATGCAAGAAATCTCCTCGACGTTTCAACAACTTTTATTTTGTGGACCTCAACATTTTAATGACCATATGTTATGAAAAggtcctctctttttttggtcgaaagaTGTTATGAAAAAGGTCTCAACACAATTCTCATGGGCAATTTCTGAGTATCCTAAAACAATTCTTGGGTGTCCTAACATCACAATAGAATTTCGCCACTCTATAGCAAATGGGTAGTTCGGCCTGCTGCCAAGAGCATGTTTTTAGACCTGGGCCAACTTGAAGATGTGTCAGCTCATTTGGGTTAAAATGAATCAACGGCCCAACTGCTCATtgtatacttttttttttcttgccaGAGTTCAttatattcattttattttcatatacGGTAATTgctcattgtactttatttttccgtcaAAGTCAAGAAGGGAAAGGGGGTGTTTTCACACACTGTGCCAATGTGTCATAGGAATTCAAACTTAGGGCCATTAATttgtaaattataaacattttcCACTAGATTATGCCCCGTTGGCAATTGCTTATAATATACTCAAGGGGCTTCTGAATGCACACTATATATCAAACATACACAGAGAAaggttataaaaaataaataaatattaaaaagaacTTTATTGTCCTCTATTACAACAATCACCTGGGATGGAGAAGGTTTCTTCTCCTTATTTATTCTAggggttaatcgttttattagtccttgAATTTAGACCCGATTCGCATTcgagtacctcaattttcaaaattgttcCCGCAGccctttaactttagttttgttaggacaaatggtcatgcagtcaattttgttaacttttctgttaagTGCAGAGGTAAAGTGGTATTTTTGtaccaaaattaattaaaatatgaattaaaattaaaattaaactctctctcctcctctatcTCGATTTCTACTCCCccataacctttttttttttggttagttttttatttgatttgattttattgttattttaaagatatgatttcttattcatttttttagttttaatataaaaatactattttgcccctgcatttaataaaaaaagttaacaaaattgatggcatgaccatttgtccaaacgaaactaaagttaaaagaCCACGGGAAGCATTTTGgtaattgaggtactcaaatgcaaattggGTCAAAGTTCTTTATTCTAGGGAAATGCTAGCAatcttctccttttttctcATGACATGTGCCACTTTTCTTACACAAAAAACAATGTAATTAATGCATCAAATAAGATAATATTTGTTTCCAAATTTGcccttattttttgtgttgattTTAATGTTTCCTTAAATTTATTATCCAAAATTGTTACAACTTTCTTATCACCTTGTTAAAAacttaaataagaaaaaacattagtttttttttttttttttttcatgttttgaaaGACTCCAACAAATAAGACTTACCTAATTAATGGTTTGTGACTTACCGAATTAATGGTTTGAAAATGCAATCAATGAACTTCCTTTTAAAACATACTTCCTTAGAATGACGTCTTTTGTCGGTATGAAAAAAGGATATATCTTTTGTGGATTTTTTGAAGGTCAttattgagtttttttttttaaaacaaaaaaaatgtttttcctCTTTAAAAAGtagacattttctttttaaaaacagacattttaattttttttacatatgGTAAAagagttgtaaaaaaaattggataaaTTGTAGGacaatacatttaataagggtaaacttggaaaacaaaaggtgGTTTGTTTGATGTATTAATGTCATTATGTTAAGTGTATGTGAAGTGACACAAGGCATGAGGAAAAgggagaaggttgctagcattccccaTCATTCAATGAAACAAACGCTAACTAGTTCTTTCTCATGTGGAAATTTTTACATTTCTCACTTCTTCACATGCACACCGTCTTTCCTTAACTGGTCTGTCAATTTTCTATTATGTCTGAACTTATTGATGTGCTTGAGTTCCTATCGTGTATTGGgggaacaaacaaaaaggaagaaagattagtcaataaaataatgtatggaatttccattctttctttatgtaattttcatattaaatgacGAAGAAAATTCTAGAGGAAAACAGATTAGTCAATGAAATAATGTATGGAATTTctgctttttctttatgtaattttcatattaaacaACGAAGAAAATTCTAGAGGAAGACAGATTAGTCAATGAAATAATGTAAGAAATTTTCACTctttatttatgtagttttCATATTAAACGACGAAGAAAATTCTAGAGGAAGACAATTAGTCATATGAAATAATGTATGAAATTTCCGCtctttttttatgtaattttcatattaaatgatgaagaaaattctAAAGGTAGACTTAGCAGAAAAGGATATACATGTgctcataaataaaaaagtaaaatacatGTCCTC includes the following:
- the LOC117623135 gene encoding protein indeterminate-domain 7, which produces MMKGLMFQQQQQQQHSQLVDENMSNLTSASGEAASVSSGNRNEIGTSFSQQFFAPPPSQTQPALKKKRNLPGNPDPEAEVIALSPKTLMATNRFICEICNKGFQRDQNLQLHRRGHNLPWKLKQRTSKEVRKKVYVCPEASCVHHDPSRALGDLTGIKKHFCRKHGEKKWKCDKCSKRYAVQSDWKAHSKSCGTREYRCDCGTLFSRRDSFITHRAFCDALAEESARAITTGNNNPLLISPQQQQLQQPGSSSASHHHHMNLNQVQLAHQFQDLHGFSLKKEQQSFTSLRPDLPPWLACPGPPNNTSIDLSSSSSIFSPRLDQNFTQTHQDLSLHDHNSTAPNPNPNPNPSLGPTLPPFQPAPSPHMSATALLQKAAQMGATMSSKNSTASAAAATSAGSSPQPMMRSHQNNQGHVPDFGGHVSSFGNNTAAAATTGAGGASASSNNGTGPPASSSGIHQHHHHQNHNQNQNQNQHQASLLRDMMNSLSSGTGFEGASFELDAFGSMPTVLNNSKKDTNNSNNPSSAHFNRSSASDEGGGHGEGLTRDFLGLRALSHSDILNIAGLGSCVTSAATAAASSSLDQTHKPWQG